In one Pirellulales bacterium genomic region, the following are encoded:
- a CDS encoding lactate racemase domain-containing protein, giving the protein MQLDLRYGNGASLGLEIDDTALVADYSQPRVANLPDPGAETLLALASPLEFPSLDQAVTPGDMVTIAIGGGVPRAAALVRPIVDLLLRCGVSADSIVVLRSPANVQRGAEDPCAELPPEVRGAVQSLIHDPNDRSSLAYLAATADARPIYLNRALCDADLVIPIAAAQSGPADGAYGGGLYPTFSNQETQKRYRNPLLRDADSEVAARARSEANEVAWLLGLLFAIQVAPGADAGIAAVLAGSYESVCRRARELSLEIWDWPIERRASLVVAAVDGGAPEQTWENIGRALAAANRAVVDEGAIAIVSDLAGDPGLAIQMLAEIEDRRAALAEIKKQRPDDLVPAIQLAKAAARAQVYLLSHLDEALVERLGLARVDEAQDVARLARRHRSCTVLGSAQHGMPRVAD; this is encoded by the coding sequence ATGCAGTTGGACTTGCGATACGGAAATGGCGCCTCGCTGGGCCTGGAAATCGACGACACCGCGCTCGTGGCTGACTATTCCCAGCCCCGCGTCGCAAATCTGCCCGATCCTGGCGCCGAGACGTTGCTAGCACTGGCCAGCCCGCTCGAATTTCCTTCGCTGGACCAAGCGGTCACGCCTGGCGATATGGTGACCATCGCGATTGGCGGCGGTGTGCCGCGCGCCGCCGCGCTCGTGCGTCCCATTGTCGACTTGTTGCTACGGTGCGGCGTCTCCGCCGACTCGATTGTCGTGCTGCGCAGTCCGGCCAATGTGCAGCGGGGGGCGGAGGATCCGTGTGCGGAACTGCCCCCAGAGGTCCGCGGCGCGGTTCAGTCGTTGATTCACGACCCGAATGATCGGAGTTCGCTGGCCTATCTGGCGGCCACGGCCGACGCGCGGCCGATCTACCTCAACCGCGCGTTGTGCGACGCCGATCTGGTCATTCCGATCGCGGCCGCGCAAAGCGGCCCCGCCGATGGCGCCTATGGCGGCGGCCTGTATCCCACCTTCTCGAACCAAGAAACCCAAAAACGATATCGCAACCCATTGCTCCGAGATGCCGACTCCGAGGTGGCCGCGCGAGCCCGCAGCGAAGCCAACGAGGTCGCCTGGTTGCTTGGCCTCCTGTTCGCGATCCAGGTGGCGCCGGGCGCCGATGCGGGCATCGCCGCGGTCTTGGCCGGAAGCTATGAGAGCGTTTGCCGTCGAGCGCGCGAGTTGTCGCTGGAAATCTGGGATTGGCCAATCGAACGGCGGGCCAGTCTGGTGGTGGCGGCCGTGGATGGCGGCGCCCCCGAACAGACTTGGGAAAACATCGGGCGCGCGCTGGCCGCCGCAAATCGGGCGGTGGTCGACGAAGGCGCCATCGCCATTGTGTCGGACTTGGCTGGCGATCCTGGGCTGGCGATCCAGATGTTGGCTGAAATAGAAGATCGGCGCGCGGCCCTGGCGGAGATCAAGAAGCAGCGCCCCGACGATCTAGTGCCCGCGATTCAGTTGGCCAAGGCGGCGGCGCGTGCTCAGGTGTACTTGCTCAGCCATCTCGATGAGGCGCTAGTGGAGCGCCTGGGGTTGGCGCGGGTGGACGAAGCGCAAGACGTGGCCCGGTTGGCCCGCCGGCATCGCTCCTGCACGGTGCTAGGCAGCGCCCAACATGGCATGCCGCGCGTGGCGGACTAG
- a CDS encoding redoxin domain-containing protein — translation MNRGSVVILWHWLLGTVAAAAILPWVAGCSDSATPAPHASAKLSADQVLADMTMAYQSAKTYADSGELHLKFTMGEEQQVDERVDFSVALARPNKLRLHCYNVIAVCDGDKLRATVADLDKQVLEAAAPETMTLEALYADEALRQGLTQQIAGSSPQLALLLTSDFLKSVTEGAKPARRLDSATIEDELCDRIQIDRPDGELLFWIGQNTRVLRRIEFPTLELKKHLESQMGGPISGLQLWADLKGAKLDTKIEDVAFRFETPADAKLVAQFDLRPLMPAPPQPSKLLGEKVGDFEFKRLDGTPVTRESLAGKVAIVDFWATWCGPCLENLPHLQEVYEKYKDDDRVEFVAVSLDQTEVTPQTIEETFAKAGLEIPIARDLDQTAAKTFQVEGIPNLFILGPDGTIQDNELGMNPELAKELPARVDKLLAGTDIHPDALARYERRKSQYEAELSAPAPTGESTPQIKAQIASRSEPSTLTLTQLWNNTELKQPGNVWPATTPEGATELLVNEGWRGVARLDAQGGLVERKELPTPEMTVVSYLRVAQLPDGARRYVGSASAQKQMHLFDETFSKLLTHPAGTDAEVADVAFTDLDADQTPELAIGYWGTRGVELLELSGTSRWTAGEMENVYRVTPAVLAAGSAAKLLAAHGRGTLAVIDLNGKLEKEIAVDKRFLRAVYAADLDGDGASELCALSPVDEGRDVLVGFDSEGKELWSYDLPAGLHEQPIENVTWGPLVENRAQWVVAAADSSIHILDRDGRLVDRFHHGAQLTGLAVARIDDAPALIVSSIDGVSAWRVGGKTTEAAGPTLE, via the coding sequence ATGAATCGCGGCTCGGTCGTCATTCTTTGGCATTGGTTGTTAGGAACCGTCGCGGCCGCGGCGATTTTGCCTTGGGTGGCGGGCTGCTCCGACAGCGCGACTCCCGCGCCCCACGCTAGCGCCAAGCTATCGGCCGATCAGGTGCTGGCCGACATGACGATGGCGTATCAGAGCGCCAAGACATATGCCGACTCTGGCGAGCTGCATCTCAAATTCACCATGGGCGAAGAGCAACAAGTCGACGAGCGCGTCGACTTTTCCGTGGCGCTGGCGCGGCCCAATAAGCTGCGTCTGCATTGTTACAACGTGATTGCGGTTTGCGACGGCGACAAACTGCGCGCCACGGTGGCCGATCTCGATAAGCAAGTGCTGGAGGCGGCGGCGCCGGAGACCATGACGCTCGAAGCGCTGTATGCCGACGAGGCGTTGCGGCAAGGACTGACACAGCAGATTGCCGGCAGTTCTCCGCAGTTGGCGCTGTTGCTGACCAGCGACTTTTTGAAGTCAGTGACCGAGGGGGCCAAGCCCGCGCGACGACTCGACAGCGCCACGATCGAAGACGAGTTGTGCGACCGGATACAGATCGATCGGCCTGATGGCGAGCTGCTGTTTTGGATCGGTCAGAACACGCGCGTGCTGCGGCGGATCGAGTTTCCGACGCTGGAGCTAAAGAAACACTTGGAATCTCAGATGGGTGGCCCCATTAGCGGGCTGCAACTTTGGGCCGACCTCAAAGGCGCCAAGCTCGACACCAAGATCGAGGACGTGGCGTTTCGATTCGAGACACCGGCCGACGCCAAGCTGGTGGCGCAGTTCGATCTGCGACCGCTAATGCCGGCGCCGCCACAGCCCTCGAAGTTGCTGGGCGAAAAAGTTGGCGACTTCGAGTTCAAGCGGCTCGACGGCACGCCCGTCACGCGCGAGTCGCTGGCCGGCAAGGTGGCGATTGTCGACTTCTGGGCCACCTGGTGCGGGCCGTGTTTGGAGAATCTGCCACACCTGCAGGAGGTGTACGAGAAGTACAAGGACGACGATCGCGTGGAGTTTGTCGCGGTGAGTCTCGATCAGACCGAGGTCACGCCGCAAACCATCGAAGAGACCTTTGCCAAGGCGGGGCTCGAGATTCCGATTGCGCGCGACCTGGACCAGACGGCGGCCAAGACCTTTCAGGTCGAGGGAATCCCGAATCTGTTCATCCTGGGACCCGACGGAACAATTCAGGACAACGAGTTGGGCATGAATCCTGAGTTGGCCAAGGAGTTGCCCGCTCGTGTCGACAAGCTGCTGGCCGGGACCGACATTCATCCCGACGCGCTGGCCCGCTATGAAAGGCGCAAATCGCAATACGAAGCAGAGCTAAGCGCCCCCGCGCCAACTGGTGAATCGACGCCACAAATCAAGGCGCAGATCGCCTCTCGCTCTGAGCCAAGCACTTTGACGCTGACGCAACTTTGGAACAACACCGAGCTCAAGCAGCCCGGCAATGTGTGGCCCGCCACCACGCCCGAGGGCGCCACGGAGTTGTTGGTGAACGAGGGCTGGCGCGGCGTCGCCCGGCTCGATGCGCAAGGCGGGCTGGTCGAGCGCAAGGAACTGCCGACGCCGGAAATGACCGTGGTCAGTTATCTGCGCGTAGCGCAACTGCCCGATGGCGCGCGCCGCTATGTCGGCTCGGCCAGCGCGCAAAAGCAAATGCACCTGTTCGATGAGACATTTAGCAAGCTGCTCACACATCCGGCCGGCACAGACGCCGAAGTGGCCGACGTGGCATTCACCGATCTCGACGCCGATCAAACGCCGGAGCTGGCCATCGGCTATTGGGGAACGCGGGGTGTGGAACTGCTCGAATTATCGGGAACCAGTCGCTGGACCGCTGGCGAGATGGAAAATGTCTATCGCGTCACACCGGCCGTGCTGGCCGCCGGGTCGGCGGCCAAGCTGCTAGCGGCCCATGGTCGCGGCACACTGGCGGTGATTGACCTCAACGGCAAGCTGGAAAAAGAGATCGCCGTCGACAAACGCTTTTTACGCGCGGTGTACGCGGCCGATTTGGATGGCGATGGCGCCAGCGAACTATGCGCCTTGTCGCCAGTCGACGAAGGCCGCGACGTGCTCGTGGGTTTTGACTCCGAAGGCAAGGAGCTTTGGAGTTACGATCTGCCGGCGGGCTTGCACGAGCAACCGATCGAGAACGTGACTTGGGGACCACTGGTCGAGAATCGCGCACAATGGGTGGTGGCCGCCGCCGACAGTTCGATTCATATTCTGGATCGCGACGGCAGGCTGGTCGATCGCTTTCATCATGGCGCGCAACTCACCGGGCTGGCGGTGGCGCGCATCGACGATGCGCCAGCCCTGATCGTGTCGAGCATCGACGGCGTATCGGCGTGGCGCGTCGGCGGCAAGACCACCGAGGCGGCGGGTCCGACTTTGGAGTAG
- a CDS encoding MarR family transcriptional regulator yields MLQYDFEESVGYWVAMTAHAMHRALNEELAPHGITHRQWQVLAWLSLEGPLPQSELADRMDIEPATLVSVLARMERDGIIGRRTCPEDRRKRVVYPKPKAKSVWEQGVNCARRVRERATRGFAPADRERLKRLLSDVLDNMRAPQRIETEVA; encoded by the coding sequence ATGCTGCAGTACGACTTTGAAGAGAGTGTCGGCTACTGGGTGGCGATGACCGCCCATGCCATGCACCGCGCGCTGAATGAAGAGTTGGCGCCACACGGCATTACGCACCGCCAATGGCAAGTACTGGCGTGGCTCTCGTTGGAAGGCCCGCTGCCGCAATCGGAACTTGCCGATCGCATGGACATTGAACCCGCCACGCTGGTCAGTGTCTTAGCGCGCATGGAGCGCGACGGAATCATCGGCCGGCGCACCTGCCCCGAAGATCGCCGCAAGCGGGTGGTCTATCCCAAGCCCAAGGCAAAGTCCGTTTGGGAACAAGGTGTGAACTGCGCGCGCCGCGTGCGCGAACGGGCCACACGCGGCTTTGCGCCCGCGGATCGCGAGCGCCTGAAGCGGCTGTTGTCCGACGTGCTCGACAACATGCGCGCGCCGCAACGAATCGAAACAGAGGTCGCTTAG
- a CDS encoding efflux RND transporter periplasmic adaptor subunit, whose amino-acid sequence MRVIHRTRQFTVGAVALLVLGFATPAWSQPPGPVNVAVSQAVEQQVASGKSFVATVAPLRKSTVGSAVDGRVLDFMVNEGDRVAKNQPLCQVRTKTYEIQLQAAKATLAFRQQELAELKNGSRPEEVAQAKARMLGAESQVGYTRSRADRTKQLFDRHATSQEELDIATSAAIKAQQDFLEAQAAYEMAVTGPRPEEIAQAEAQVLVAEEETHRLEDILERHTIVAPFDGYIIKENTEVGQWLKSGDPVVDIVELDKVDVEALVLEDYIQQIQIGAPARVEIGAIPNETFTGEVAVIVAQADVRSRTFPVRVRLENRIVAGAPVLKSGMFARVTLPVGQPTVATLVPKDAVVLGGPQALVYVIDAAAGAKQGKVRTVPVEIGVASGGLIQVTGDVRPGQTVVVEGNERLRPQQEVAIVRTISAAELQKRITVSDESRVTDPRKVGGVIDQTQPLRSPNGGGASGR is encoded by the coding sequence ATGCGAGTTATTCACAGAACACGGCAATTCACGGTTGGCGCCGTGGCGCTGCTGGTGTTGGGGTTCGCCACGCCGGCCTGGTCCCAGCCGCCGGGCCCGGTGAACGTGGCCGTTTCGCAAGCAGTCGAGCAGCAAGTGGCCAGCGGCAAGAGCTTTGTCGCCACCGTGGCGCCTTTGCGCAAGAGCACCGTGGGCAGCGCCGTCGATGGCCGAGTACTCGATTTCATGGTCAATGAGGGGGACCGCGTCGCCAAGAATCAACCCCTGTGCCAGGTGCGCACCAAGACGTACGAGATTCAACTGCAAGCAGCCAAGGCGACGTTGGCTTTTCGCCAGCAAGAGCTGGCCGAACTGAAGAACGGCTCCCGACCCGAGGAAGTGGCACAGGCCAAGGCGCGAATGCTCGGCGCCGAATCGCAGGTGGGCTACACTCGATCGCGAGCCGATCGCACCAAGCAGCTTTTTGATCGCCACGCCACCAGCCAGGAAGAGCTCGACATCGCCACTTCGGCGGCGATCAAGGCGCAACAAGACTTTCTCGAGGCCCAGGCCGCCTACGAGATGGCGGTCACTGGACCGCGCCCCGAGGAAATCGCGCAGGCCGAAGCGCAGGTCTTGGTCGCCGAGGAAGAAACCCATCGCCTGGAGGACATTCTTGAGCGGCACACGATCGTGGCGCCGTTCGACGGGTACATCATCAAAGAGAACACCGAAGTCGGCCAATGGCTGAAGTCGGGCGATCCCGTGGTCGACATCGTCGAACTGGACAAGGTCGATGTCGAAGCGCTGGTGCTGGAGGACTATATCCAGCAGATACAGATCGGCGCGCCGGCGCGGGTGGAGATCGGCGCCATTCCGAATGAAACCTTCACTGGCGAGGTGGCGGTGATCGTGGCGCAGGCCGATGTGCGCTCGCGGACCTTTCCGGTGCGCGTGCGACTGGAGAACCGCATTGTCGCGGGGGCCCCGGTGCTCAAGAGCGGCATGTTCGCGCGTGTGACGCTGCCGGTCGGGCAGCCCACCGTGGCCACGCTGGTGCCCAAAGACGCCGTGGTGCTGGGTGGACCGCAAGCATTGGTCTATGTGATCGACGCCGCGGCCGGCGCCAAGCAAGGCAAAGTGCGCACCGTGCCGGTCGAGATCGGCGTGGCCAGCGGCGGCCTGATTCAGGTGACTGGCGACGTGCGGCCCGGACAAACGGTGGTGGTCGAAGGCAACGAGCGCTTGCGCCCGCAGCAAGAGGTGGCGATCGTGCGCACAATTTCCGCCGCCGAGCTACAGAAGCGAATTACTGTATCCGACGAGTCTCGCGTCACCGACCCCCGCAAGGTCGGCGGCGTGATCGATCAAACCCAGCCACTGCGATCGCCCAACGGCGGTGGCGCTTCGGGACGATAG
- a CDS encoding efflux RND transporter permease subunit, with the protein MQLIESFVENPVKVSVAVILLCLFGVIALARMPMQLVPEVQIPTLSVETRWPGASPQEVEREIIQEQEEQLQSVEGVSKMTSQSMDSFGQITMEFEIGTDMREALLLVNTRLNQVEEYPENADRAVISTSDSSDRPIAWFVLSTRPPERETLDRFMAAHPNLAAEVKRIRDTDNPGKAMFRLKRLVKQHPEAKELLPALVDVTKERRFAKDFIEARLERVGGVSNAEVMAGREEELQVVVDPERLAARQLTIMDVRLALRGQNKDTSGGDFWEGKRRYVVRTLGQFRAPEQVANVIIARRDGAPVYVRDVAEIRLGHKKPDGMSRRFGDSVINLNARRRNNANVLDVMAGIREATVELNDGILKQRGMQLTQVYDETEYIYSSMDMVKENIVEGSVLTMIVLLLFLRSFRSALVIFLAIGVSTIGMFLALSLMGRSLNVLSMAGIAFAVGMLVDNFIVVLENVYRHYQQGDTAAAATVRGTKEVWGAVVASSLANLAVFLPVLFVRDEAGQLFRDIALAVSAALCFSLLVALVMVPTAAAIILRHSHAPEEAPLRSTGRRSFWRRRQDELASLGHLITRPLDRFGVWFVNTVVGANVWLQRSTLRQLVVAGGMVGVSVFLSWLLMPKIDYLPSGNRNLVIAIILPPPGYNLDQLARIGEIVENRLQPYWDVDPGTPEAAKLKYPVISDMFYVARGRSLFMGVRSDDALRAGELVNLLKEMGRDIPGTILIAKQTSLFERGLSGGRTVDVEITGPEIEKLVGLGGRVMRDVMQLIPEAQALPEPSLDLSSPEMHITPKWQQAADMGVNATDLGYTVDALVDGAYASDYFVGGDKIDLSIIGQEQFVTRTQDLWGLSIATPNGELVPLAAVADVELSSGPEQINHRERMRAITIQVSPPASMPLEEAMNVISTKIVDPIVRSGELGGAYQINFSGTADKLNTTWQSMRWNLLLAFIITYLVMSALFESWLYPFIIILSVPLGAVGGFFGLWLLNQSVLQPLDVLTMLGFIILIGTVVNNPILIVEQALNHMRDDGMDPHAAVIESVRTRIRPIFMTASIGLFGLLPLCGFDPFGLITHGTMFVFGAGSELYRGLGAVLLGGLVFSTVFTLIFVPTIFSLVFSIRDLLAGGRRRPAEAPRVTVVPEPHRVGALAEVH; encoded by the coding sequence ATGCAATTGATCGAGTCCTTCGTCGAGAATCCGGTCAAGGTGTCGGTCGCCGTGATTCTGCTCTGCCTGTTCGGCGTGATCGCCTTGGCGCGAATGCCGATGCAGTTGGTGCCGGAAGTGCAGATTCCCACGCTGAGCGTGGAGACGCGTTGGCCCGGCGCCAGCCCGCAGGAGGTGGAGCGCGAGATCATTCAGGAGCAGGAAGAGCAGCTTCAGAGCGTCGAAGGGGTCAGCAAGATGACCTCGCAGAGCATGGACTCGTTTGGGCAGATCACGATGGAGTTCGAGATCGGCACTGATATGCGCGAGGCGCTGCTGCTGGTCAACACGCGACTCAATCAGGTCGAAGAGTATCCGGAGAACGCCGATCGCGCCGTCATCAGCACATCGGACTCTTCGGACCGGCCGATCGCCTGGTTTGTGCTCAGCACGCGGCCGCCCGAACGCGAGACGCTCGATCGCTTCATGGCCGCACATCCGAATTTGGCCGCGGAGGTGAAGCGGATTCGCGACACCGACAATCCGGGCAAGGCGATGTTCCGCCTCAAACGGCTGGTCAAGCAACATCCCGAGGCCAAGGAGTTATTGCCTGCCCTAGTCGACGTGACCAAGGAGCGGCGGTTTGCCAAAGACTTCATCGAGGCTCGACTGGAGCGCGTGGGCGGCGTCTCCAATGCCGAAGTGATGGCCGGGCGCGAAGAAGAGTTGCAGGTTGTGGTCGATCCCGAACGGCTGGCGGCCCGCCAACTGACCATCATGGATGTGCGATTGGCGCTGCGCGGCCAAAATAAAGACACCTCGGGCGGCGACTTCTGGGAAGGCAAACGCCGCTATGTGGTGCGCACGCTAGGGCAGTTTCGCGCGCCGGAGCAGGTGGCCAATGTGATCATCGCCCGCCGCGACGGCGCGCCGGTCTACGTGCGCGATGTGGCGGAGATCCGCCTGGGACACAAGAAGCCCGATGGAATGTCGCGGCGGTTTGGCGACTCGGTGATCAACCTCAACGCGCGGCGGCGCAACAACGCCAACGTGCTGGACGTGATGGCGGGCATTCGCGAGGCGACCGTCGAGCTGAACGACGGCATTTTGAAGCAGCGCGGCATGCAGCTCACGCAGGTCTATGACGAGACCGAATACATTTACTCGTCGATGGATATGGTCAAAGAGAACATCGTCGAGGGATCGGTGCTCACGATGATCGTGCTGCTGCTCTTTTTGCGCAGCTTTCGGTCGGCTTTGGTCATCTTTCTGGCGATCGGGGTCAGCACGATCGGCATGTTTTTGGCGCTCAGCCTCATGGGCAGATCGCTGAACGTGCTGAGCATGGCGGGCATCGCGTTCGCGGTGGGCATGCTGGTCGACAACTTCATTGTGGTGTTGGAGAACGTGTATCGGCACTACCAGCAGGGAGATACCGCCGCCGCGGCGACAGTGCGCGGAACCAAGGAAGTATGGGGCGCCGTCGTGGCCTCGTCGTTGGCCAACCTGGCGGTGTTCTTGCCAGTGCTGTTTGTGCGTGACGAGGCGGGGCAACTGTTTCGCGATATCGCGCTAGCTGTGAGCGCGGCGCTTTGCTTCTCGCTGCTCGTGGCGCTGGTGATGGTGCCGACCGCGGCGGCAATCATCCTGCGCCATTCGCACGCGCCGGAAGAAGCGCCGCTGCGATCGACTGGCCGGCGCTCATTCTGGCGCCGTCGCCAGGACGAATTGGCCAGCTTGGGGCATCTGATCACGCGCCCCCTCGATCGATTTGGCGTCTGGTTCGTCAATACGGTGGTCGGCGCCAATGTGTGGCTGCAGCGATCCACGTTGCGGCAACTGGTGGTGGCCGGCGGCATGGTCGGCGTCTCGGTGTTCTTGAGTTGGCTACTCATGCCGAAAATCGATTACCTGCCGTCGGGCAACCGCAATTTGGTGATCGCCATCATCCTGCCGCCGCCGGGGTACAACCTCGATCAACTGGCGCGGATCGGCGAGATCGTCGAAAATCGGCTGCAACCTTATTGGGACGTTGACCCGGGCACGCCCGAGGCCGCCAAACTCAAATATCCCGTCATCTCCGACATGTTTTACGTCGCGCGGGGCCGGTCGCTGTTCATGGGCGTGCGCTCCGACGACGCGCTGCGTGCGGGCGAATTGGTGAATCTGCTCAAGGAGATGGGGCGCGACATACCAGGCACGATCTTGATCGCCAAGCAAACCAGCCTGTTCGAGCGTGGCTTGAGCGGCGGCCGTACCGTGGATGTGGAAATCACCGGCCCGGAGATCGAAAAGCTCGTGGGTCTCGGCGGCCGCGTGATGCGCGACGTGATGCAACTGATTCCGGAAGCGCAGGCCCTGCCGGAGCCAAGCCTCGATCTCTCCAGTCCCGAAATGCACATCACTCCCAAATGGCAACAGGCGGCCGATATGGGCGTGAACGCCACCGACCTGGGCTACACGGTCGACGCGCTGGTCGATGGCGCCTATGCCAGCGACTATTTTGTGGGAGGGGACAAGATCGACTTATCGATCATCGGACAAGAACAGTTCGTCACGCGCACGCAGGACTTGTGGGGACTGTCGATCGCCACGCCCAATGGCGAATTGGTGCCGTTGGCCGCCGTGGCCGACGTGGAGCTGTCGAGCGGCCCCGAGCAGATCAACCATCGCGAGCGGATGCGCGCCATCACCATTCAGGTTTCGCCCCCCGCCAGCATGCCGCTGGAAGAAGCGATGAACGTGATCAGCACCAAGATTGTCGATCCGATTGTCCGCTCAGGCGAACTGGGCGGGGCCTACCAGATCAACTTTTCCGGCACCGCAGACAAGCTGAACACCACCTGGCAATCGATGCGCTGGAATCTGCTCTTGGCGTTCATCATCACCTATCTGGTGATGTCGGCCTTGTTTGAGTCTTGGTTGTATCCGTTCATCATCATCTTGAGCGTGCCGCTCGGCGCCGTTGGTGGTTTCTTCGGTCTGTGGCTGTTGAATCAATCGGTGCTGCAACCGCTCGACGTGCTCACCATGCTCGGTTTCATCATCTTGATTGGCACGGTGGTCAACAATCCGATCTTGATTGTCGAGCAAGCGCTCAACCACATGCGCGACGACGGGATGGACCCGCACGCCGCGGTGATCGAAAGCGTGCGCACGCGCATTCGACCGATCTTCATGACCGCGTCCATCGGCCTCTTCGGACTGCTGCCATTGTGCGGATTCGATCCCTTTGGCCTCATCACGCATGGCACCATGTTCGTGTTTGGCGCCGGCAGCGAGCTGTATCGCGGGCTCGGCGCGGTGCTGCTCGGGGGCCTGGTGTTCTCGACCGTATTCACCTTGATTTTTGTGCCCACGATCTTCAGCCTCGTGTTTTCGATCCGCGATTTGCTCGCGGGCGGCCGGCGGCGACCCGCAGAGGCGCCGCGCGTCACGGTCGTGCCCGAACCGCATCGCGTCGGCGCCCTGGCCGAGGTCCACTAA
- a CDS encoding tetratricopeptide repeat protein: MAASQPMLDRALTLHRAGRMAEAERLYQQLLARQPDCVQTLHRYGLLLHAAGQLRAAIDLLRRAVARQPKSAELRNDLAGALAAAGERGAAIAEYQAGLAIAPDLALLHANLAQLHLASGAQAAAHQHLLQASRLAPRDARARLLLGDSFRQRDEGDQALACYQLACQLDPSLAAAWQNLGCLHADQEDFDRAAAALTTAASLSPGSADLLANLAVAQLGAGRVGDALASSRRALAIAPTHANALLTLGNALVEAGRRQEAIRAFDDCSAHHPHQIQSAYNSALAQLSLGEWSGGWEGYELRDGRARPFDPPADLHGRRVLVVAEQGVGSQIMFLSCLSDLLRVARAVTVTCDPRLAPLVQRTYAGAQVAAHQAGTRIEQLAPSFDYVIRLGSLPRRFRNSESDFPRASAHLQPCPKRLRHWRGWLAGLGARVTVGVSWIGGRTPEQRRKRTSPLAQWRPLAQVPGVGMVCLQYGEVGAELATIGADGKITIHRPPGLNPLVDLDDLAALIAALDLVITVDNTTAHLAGAVGVETWTLLPFSADWRWLVDRDDSPWYPRMRLFRQTATGDWSSVVARVQHALSLAATGTPSRLAA, encoded by the coding sequence ATGGCCGCTTCGCAACCCATGCTCGATCGCGCGCTGACGCTGCATCGCGCGGGGCGCATGGCCGAGGCCGAGCGACTCTACCAGCAACTCCTCGCTCGCCAGCCAGATTGCGTCCAGACGCTGCATCGATATGGTCTCTTGTTGCACGCCGCAGGGCAACTTCGCGCTGCAATTGATTTATTGCGGCGCGCCGTCGCCAGACAACCCAAGAGCGCCGAACTACGCAACGACCTGGCGGGCGCGCTGGCTGCGGCGGGCGAACGCGGCGCGGCCATCGCCGAGTATCAGGCCGGGTTGGCAATCGCTCCCGATTTAGCGCTGCTGCACGCCAATCTCGCACAACTCCATCTGGCCAGCGGCGCGCAGGCGGCGGCGCATCAACATCTCTTGCAAGCCTCGCGCCTGGCGCCGCGCGACGCGCGGGCTCGCCTCTTATTGGGCGACTCGTTCCGCCAGCGCGACGAAGGCGATCAGGCATTGGCGTGCTACCAATTGGCCTGCCAGCTCGATCCGTCGCTCGCAGCGGCCTGGCAGAATCTGGGTTGTCTGCACGCTGATCAAGAAGATTTTGACCGCGCGGCGGCGGCGCTGACGACCGCCGCGAGTTTATCGCCCGGTTCGGCTGATCTGTTGGCCAACCTCGCCGTTGCGCAGCTTGGCGCCGGCCGAGTTGGCGACGCGCTGGCAAGCAGCCGCCGCGCGCTCGCCATCGCGCCCACTCACGCCAATGCGCTATTGACCCTGGGCAACGCGCTGGTCGAGGCAGGTCGCCGGCAAGAAGCGATTCGCGCCTTCGACGACTGCTCGGCGCATCATCCGCATCAGATACAGTCGGCGTACAATTCCGCGCTCGCGCAATTGTCGCTCGGCGAGTGGAGTGGCGGCTGGGAGGGGTATGAGCTACGCGACGGAAGAGCACGACCATTTGATCCGCCAGCCGATCTGCATGGTCGCCGCGTGTTGGTGGTGGCCGAACAAGGGGTCGGCTCGCAGATTATGTTTCTGTCGTGCTTGAGCGACTTGCTCCGCGTCGCTCGCGCGGTGACGGTCACGTGCGACCCGCGTTTAGCGCCGCTGGTCCAGCGCACGTACGCCGGCGCCCAGGTCGCTGCGCATCAGGCCGGCACGCGAATCGAGCAGCTTGCGCCTTCGTTCGACTACGTGATTCGGCTCGGCAGCTTGCCGCGACGCTTCCGCAATTCCGAAAGCGATTTTCCGCGCGCCAGCGCCCATCTACAGCCCTGCCCGAAACGGTTGCGGCACTGGCGGGGGTGGCTGGCGGGGCTGGGCGCGCGTGTGACGGTGGGCGTTTCGTGGATCGGCGGCCGCACTCCAGAACAACGCCGCAAACGCACTTCGCCGCTGGCGCAATGGCGGCCACTAGCGCAAGTTCCTGGTGTCGGCATGGTGTGCCTGCAATATGGCGAGGTGGGCGCGGAACTGGCGACCATCGGCGCCGATGGAAAGATCACGATCCACCGCCCGCCGGGACTCAACCCGCTCGTCGACCTCGACGATCTGGCGGCGCTGATCGCGGCGCTCGATTTGGTGATTACGGTCGACAACACCACCGCGCACCTGGCCGGCGCAGTGGGAGTCGAAACTTGGACCCTGCTACCGTTCAGCGCCGACTGGCGCTGGCTGGTCGATCGAGATGATTCCCCCTGGTATCCACGCATGCGGCTGTTTCGACAAACGGCCACGGGAGACTGGTCGAGCGTCGTAGCGCGCGTTCAACATGCGCTATCGCTTGCCGCAACTGGCACACCAAGCCGACTGGCAGCCTAG